A region from the Silene latifolia isolate original U9 population chromosome 7, ASM4854445v1, whole genome shotgun sequence genome encodes:
- the LOC141591220 gene encoding uncharacterized protein LOC141591220: MESNLQKRFIAHGANKIFTTLTKEFSKAPRIVTYEHTTRFFDARLQKGQPVSPHILSMIENVEKLETFDCNISENIVIDRMLHSLHDGFSQFRANYYMNDLKKTPHELHSLLVQTEKDMKFSGSLKQDVLVVSNKGKGKGKAPANLAVGKPKFKKSGSGKSGPGESSTSSGTTKSKNENMECHHCHKTGHWRRTCPVYHEDLKAGRVKPVGAPKHRTPRKG; the protein is encoded by the exons atggaatccaatttgcagaaacgcttcatagcccatggtgcgaacaagattttcaccacgctcactaaggaattctcgaaagcaccgagaatcgtgacctatgagcataccactcgcttctttgatgcgagactccagaagggccaaccggttagcccacacattctcagcatgattgagaatgtcgagaagctggagacctttgattgtaacatcagcgagaacattgttatcgaccgcatgcttcattcactccacgatggtttttcgcaatttagagcgaattactatatgaatgatttgaagaaaaccccacatgaactgcactcccttctcgtacagaccgagaaggacatgaagttcagtgggagcttgaaacaggatgttctcgttgtgtccaacaaagggaaaggtaagggcaaagctccggcaaacctagcagtaggtaaaccgaagttcaagaagtcgggttcaggtaagagtgggcctggtgagtcgagcacctcatcaggcacgacaaagagcaagaatgaaaacatggaatgccatcattgccacaagactgggcattggaggcgtacatgtcctgtttatcatgaggacttaaaggcaggtcgtgttaaacctgttg gggctccgaaacatcgaacccctcgtaaagggtga